GAGAACGAGTTCTATTTCATCATTGGGAAATCTACCACCAAAAATCAACCACACAGCCGCACtttgttgaaatccacTATTGACTCTCAAACTCAAGAGATATCGACTCTAAAAAACGTGGTGCTTTTTGCCATGTCTGTTGATAGAAGCACGCTTGCATACCTCACAAATAAAAATCAGTTGTATTTCCAGTCCGGAGACGGTCCCCTGGAGATGATTCAATTTGCTTACAAGACGCCTATTACCTCGTTGGCCGTCTCTAATGCACAGACCCCGATGATCGCTCTGGGAACCTCGTCAGGTATTATCCAGCTTATTTACGTTTCAGATAACACCAAACCCCAACGGCTGCTCAAGTGGCACATTGGCCAGGTCAACTGTGTTGAATTCAGTACAGACGGCACTTATCTGCTATCTGGAGGTCAAGAAAAAGTTCTTGTCTTTTGGCACCTGGAATCGGATAACCAGCAGTTCCTTCCTCGTTTGAATGGAGAAATTGTGGACATCGAGCTTTCTGCCTCAACAGAAGAATTGTACGGTGTCAGTTTACTTTTGAACGGCTCCGATAGAGAATTTTTGGTTTTGAGTGCGGTGGATTTGACTTCCAGGTTGAACGTCAATGGGGTACGTCCAAGGTTTGTAACCGATGTTGAGACCATTGAAAAAGACCGTCGGCGACTGGCAAAGAACAGCGTCGTGTTGGAAGAGGATAATTTGACGAAAATCAAACACGACTTCTCGTCTCACTTTGAGGTCCATCCTGTTTCCAGCCATTGCTACTTCCCATATGGAGCACATTTACAGTCGTACGATTTTGTCAGGAATGAGCAAATCTCCGTGATCACTGCCGCACCAACAATCCAGGCAGGTAAAGTCCGGAGCGAGACATCAATTCAGGATCCAgaaattgagcagcttgcaTTCAGTCACGACGGAAAATGGATGTGCACATTCGACAAACTCCAGCCTCCAGAAATTGACAATCTTCTTTCTCGCAACGACGTCCAATACGCCCTGAAATTCTGGAACTATGTGGATGGTAAAGATCGAGGTGGCTGGTCATTGTCGACAAAAATCATCGATCCTCATGGACCAGGAGTCGATGTGGTGGCCGTGGCTCCAGCCCCACAATCTTACAACGATGGTCTTGCTTTCGTAACTGCCGATGTCAAGGGTGGCCTGCGTCTCTGGAGACCACGGGTGCCAAAGGAAATATACCAAAAAGTTGGAAAGGACAAGAAACTACAACAAACCGCATGGACTCTACGTAAAGTACGCAACGGAAATGAGCGCACTGATGTCCAAAGTATTAGCATCTGCTGGTCCCCAGACGCATCGGTGATTGCTATTGGCCAGGAGGTGAGCATTAGCCTCATTGACGTGAACACGTTTGAAGAGACACCAGTTCAAATCCCATCTATCGCTGGCTCCAGGGTGCGGTGTCTGAACATTATAGATAAATATCTGGTGATACTTGCCAGAGACAGATTGGTTTCATTTGATCTGCTCACTTTCCAGACCACAGACCTTGCCGTGAAAGTCCACACACAGCCCGGAAGTCGCAATCTGCTGGCTGTTGACCAAAACAGAGGagttttctgtgtttgcGTGAATTATTACTCAAAGACCTATAATTTGAGATCACGaatttttgtgtttgagcCAGCAAAATTACAACCGCTTTACGTTTCCGACCACGACACCGGTATATCTAGTGTGAGGTTTGCCTCTGGAATGTCGTCTTTTGTCATCGTTGATACGGACTCGCGCATAGGAattttgggagcaggagTTTCTTCTTTGCAAGAGCAGAGAGAGCTTGACCGCGCGTACGAACTCAGCACCCTTCTCAGCAACGCCAAACAAATGGCTTCCATTAGGAAAACCGAGTCGGAAGCGGAGAACGAGAGAAAAGTGCTTAACTCGCAAATTTTCGAGCCGATCCTCGATAATTTGGAGGGACTTCCTCTCGAGGCCTTATTTGATAGAGTGATGAAAATAATTGTGTAAAtcaataaaaaattatattttAACATTATGGGCACCTTCGACAATAAGACATTTCGCTCCAAGCGACAACAGGCAGAATACGAACGCTCTTTCATAGGCCGCTATCAAGCCCTaatcaagaagaactcATTTTTGTATCTCGGTCTTCCGATGATGTTGTCTGTGGCCTTTGGTTCGGTGATTCTCTCCAAATTTACGGCATTGCGTTACGAGCAAAGGGATGAGAAAGTGAAAGAACTTGACGAGCAACAAGCACTTGACCTTGCCACTAAAAAGCGGAAAGTTGATATTAAAGAAGAATACTACAAACTTCAAGGCCTTCTGGATGAGCACGAGAATTGGGAACCCAAGAGAGTCGAAAGACTTCCTGGGGAATCTGAAAATGTGTTTTGAGGCAGTGTAGATTTTTTCCCAATGCTAggaaataaaaa
The sequence above is a segment of the Ogataea parapolymorpha DL-1 chromosome I, whole genome shotgun sequence genome. Coding sequences within it:
- a CDS encoding NAN1 U3 snoRNP protein: MVLSDWNLNFGAGGRLLGRAQLVSADSKFAIVPFKSQIKVYSLATRQSVRSIRLDLDLSLVVDAAFSTQDPNLLYLFTRTNTMVVVNWREKLASPVVATYTLQLPAEIVRFVRFGASENEFYFIIGKSTTKNQPHSRTLLKSTIDSQTQEISTLKNVVLFAMSVDRSTLAYLTNKNQLYFQSGDGPLEMIQFAYKTPITSLAVSNAQTPMIALGTSSGIIQLIYVSDNTKPQRLLKWHIGQVNCVEFSTDGTYLLSGGQEKVLVFWHLESDNQQFLPRLNGEIVDIELSASTEELYGVSLLLNGSDREFLVLSAVDLTSRLNVNGVRPRFVTDVETIEKDRRRLAKNSVVLEEDNLTKIKHDFSSHFEVHPVSSHCYFPYGAHLQSYDFVRNEQISVITAAPTIQAGKVRSETSIQDPEIEQLAFSHDGKWMCTFDKLQPPEIDNLLSRNDVQYALKFWNYVDGKDRGGWSLSTKIIDPHGPGVDVVAVAPAPQSYNDGLAFVTADVKGGLRLWRPRVPKEIYQKVGKDKKLQQTAWTLRKVRNGNERTDVQSISICWSPDASVIAIGQEVSISLIDVNTFEETPVQIPSIAGSRVRCLNIIDKYLVILARDRLVSFDLLTFQTTDLAVKVHTQPGSRNLLAVDQNRGVFCVCVNYYSKTYNLRSRIFVFEPAKLQPLYVSDHDTGISSVRFASGMSSFVIVDTDSRIGILGAGVSSLQEQRELDRAYELSTLLSNAKQMASIRKTESEAENERKVLNSQIFEPILDNLEGLPLEALFDRVMKIIV
- a CDS encoding Conserved hypothetical membrane protein; protein product: MGTFDNKTFRSKRQQAEYERSFIGRYQALIKKNSFLYLGLPMMLSVAFGSVILSKFTALRYEQRDEKVKELDEQQALDLATKKRKVDIKEEYYKLQGLLDEHENWEPKRVERLPGESENVF